The DNA sequence CCGTGTAACCTTCAAGTCCTCTTCTGCGCCTTCGCTCCTATTGACACCACATCAGCACCATCACGCACCGCTTCGAGATAATCAGCCCAACTCTGCATCATTCTGGTTCTCTCAGTTAGATAGATCGACCGGTTATAGGCTCTAGATGTGGCTGTGCCAGTTAGGTGAGCCAACTGAGCTTCGATGACCTCTGGTTGCCAGCCCTGCTCATGCAGGATAGTTGATGCCGTGGCTCTGAACCCATGAGCTGACATCACATCAGCAGCATAGCCAAGATTTCTCAGCAGGTTGGTCATGACGTTTTTAGATAGTGGCTTCCCAGAATCTCGCTCATTTGGGAATACATACGATGAATAACCTGTTATCTCTCGAATTGACTGTAAATGCGTTATAACCTGACACGCTAAAGGAACAAGATGCTCTCTTCCTCGTTTCATATCTTCAGCAGGAATGATGAGTAAGTTCTGGTTAAAGTCGATGTAATCCCACCGGAGGTTTCTAATTTCTCCGGGTCTCAGGAATAATCTTGGAATGAGCTTCAGAGCCTCAGCAGTGCAGTAGCTACCCAAGCCTGAATTATCGATATCCCGGATCAATTGACCTAAATCTTTGGATCGAGTAATTGCCGCACGATGCTCAACCTTCGGCATAGGTTTAAGAATATCACTAAGGGGTAAGCCCTGAGCTGGGTTATTACGTGTAAACCGGTGAGCCAGAGCATATCCGAAGATACGGTTGATCACAGAGAGAATCACGGGCGCTTTACGTGGATGACCGGAAGCTTCAATTGACAGCATAACTTCAGTGATATGCCCCTGATCAATCGCATCCACCGATAAATTACCGATAGACTTCAACTCAACTTCAATCCATCGCTTTACCTTTTTGGCATGATCCGATGACCATGAGGATTCTTGCTGATTCCACCAAGCTGTTGCAACGATGCTAAAGCTTCTATCTGACGCATCCGTTTCCCGCTTTCTGGAGCGTCTTTCCTCCGCAGGGTTAACACCTTGTACCAGAAGTGATCGGGCCTCAGCAGCTAACCTTCTTGCTTCAATGAGGGGTATCGTAGGGTACTGACCTAAAGCCAGCTCCTGATACTTACCATTAAAC is a window from the Candidatus Thiopontia autotrophica genome containing:
- a CDS encoding tyrosine-type recombinase/integrase, whose product is MALTALEVKKLTCPDGQKQVKKSDGNGLNLLIKSNGSKLWRMRYRFNGKYQELALGQYPTIPLIEARRLAAEARSLLVQGVNPAEERRSRKRETDASDRSFSIVATAWWNQQESSWSSDHAKKVKRWIEVELKSIGNLSVDAIDQGHITEVMLSIEASGHPRKAPVILSVINRIFGYALAHRFTRNNPAQGLPLSDILKPMPKVEHRAAITRSKDLGQLIRDIDNSGLGSYCTAEALKLIPRLFLRPGEIRNLRWDYIDFNQNLLIIPAEDMKRGREHLVPLACQVITHLQSIREITGYSSYVFPNERDSGKPLSKNVMTNLLRNLGYAADVMSAHGFRATASTILHEQGWQPEVIEAQLAHLTGTATSRAYNRSIYLTERTRMMQSWADYLEAVRDGADVVSIGAKAQKRT